The window CAAAGCGCCCGGGAGATACAGGCACTTGCTGCTGAGCGGTCCTAGGACCCCAGGGACACAGCCAGGGGTCCCGGCCCTAGatgggcggcggcggcgggagcgtGGCAGTAGGGGCCCTCTGCGGTGAAGTCCAGCAGCAACCGGTGACGGAGCCCGGACCGTGCCAGCCCGACCACCACCTGGCAGCCTCGTCCCGTCCCCGGCGCGGCCCCGCAGGGATGTCCCGTCTTGCAGATGGGACACGAAGGCTGAGGGAGCCCGAGGGAGGGGCCCCCGGTGGCCCCTGGGTGCCCAGCGCGGTGCAGCAAGGGAGCCGAGTCGCAGGGCCTCAGGCTCCCGTTGCCCCGCGGAGGCCAGGAGGCTGCGCCGTCAGGAACGCGGCTCGTGTGCGCTTCTGGCGGATCCGTCCGCCGCTCGATGTGCACCCGGTGCGGTTTCTGGGGCCGGCGCGGCGGTGCTGCTGGGACGTGCAGGGGCCGCAGCCGTGCGCTCTGCCCACAGACCGCCGGCCATGACGACCCTGCTGGAGATCAAGAGCAGCGTGCTGCGGCAGGTGCAGGCGTGCCCCACCTTCCGCCGGAGGGCCGAGGGAGAGCCGGCCGCCACCAGCGCTGACCCCCCGGAGCCGGCCGCAGGGGCTTGGTGGGTGCTCCGCGCCCGAGCCTGCACCGTCGCGCGTCCCCGGGGGAGCTGGGAGAGCGGGGCGCGCCGTGGACGCCGCGCTGGGTCCCCGGATGTGTGGACACGGGGAATCCCCTCGAGACGCACGGCCGGCAGCTGGTCCTGGGCAGGGGGCGGGTGTGTGCCGGGGTCCCGGGTCTCAGGCCTGGCCTCTCCCTGCAGGAAGCCTGGGGACGGCGTGGAGTTCTTCGCGCACATGCGCCTCATTCTGAAgaagggggagggcagacagggCCTGCCGTGCCCCGAGGTGAGGATGGCCCAGAGCTGCTGCCCGGTGTGGGCCTCCCCGCCAGCCCCCTCTGCAGCGGGCCCCCACCCCTCAAACCGACTCCCGCCGTCCCTGGGGCCCTCCCCCCTCTAGACCCTCACCCCAGTGCTCCTCACAGGTCCTCTTGCGCAGCGGTTCGCCAGCCCCTGCTGAGCCCGTGGACCCCAGCCGTGGCCTGAGAGCCCTGACCCAGGAGGAGgtaaggggggagggggcgtggcccCAGGGAGGGTCTGGGAGCACCTAAGATGGGCCTGGCCCAGGATCTGGGGACAGGGTGGACCCCAGAGGTGACAAGGGTGAGTGGGCCGGGACTTCCCATGCAAGCCAGTAGGAAGCAGAGCTCAGGGGGCCAGTGCAGGGcccagcaggtgcaaaggtcctgatgCTGGCACTGCGGTCTGCCAGTGGGGGGAGCTCCTGAggactgcccacccccccccccccccccccccccccccacccccgcccctcccagacATACAGGGGGCGGAACCAAGAAGCCCCAGCCCCCAGTGGCCAGGGCTCACGGCCTGGGGCTGAAGGATACGGGGATGGGGCGGCTGGGACTCAGGGTGTGCGCCCCGCCCCACCCACAGGTGGAGATGCTCTATGAGGAGGCCTTGTACACAGTCCTCTACCGTGCAGGGACCATGGGCCCTGACCAGGTGGATGACCAGGAGACCCTACTGGGCTACCTTCAGCAGGTGAGCCCCACCGGCCCCGCCCTCCCTGCTGGCCTGGCCGTGCCTTGTCAGGGGagccctttcctctgcctggaggcATCATCATCAGCCATGTAACACACACAGATTCGCCCCACGTACggaacacacacatacccacacgtGCATGTGCAGACACATGTATGCGCTGGTAGGCGTGCCTGGGAGGATGGAGggatggggacacacacacacacacacacacacacacaaagaagggTAGAAAGCACAAACCGACAGAGGAACGGACCCAGAGGATGGACCGACAGATAAACAgatctttcctcctcctctgtgtgtgtgtgtgtttcctctgcCCCGGGAGGCCCCCAGGACAATGGCCAGGTTTGCCTCGGGGGTACCTGGGCCCTCACACCGGCCCACCCTCTACAGGTGTTTGGTACCAGCCCTGAGGAGCACGCTGAGGCCATTGAGCGTGTGAAGAAGGCCAAGGTGAGGCTGCCACCCACGTGGGCAGACACTGGCCAGCCGCGGTGCTAGGGCTcggggtggggaggacacagaGCAGGGCCTTGTCGCGGTCACACCGAGCCTTCTGCAAGAGGCCGGTCAGCACCCTCTGCCCACAGGCCCCCACGTATGCCCTGAAAGTCTCTGTCATGCGTGCCAAGAACCTGCTGGCCAAAGACCCCAATGGTGAGTGGGGACCAGCCTGGACCTCGGCTGTGCCCGGGTCCGGTGGCCACGGAGGGACGGAGGGCCCAGGGCTGGCGGCTGAGGCGCCCGATGTGTCTCAGGCTTCAGCGACCCGTACTGCATGCTGGGTATCCTGCCGGCCTCGGGTGCCCCCCGGGAGCCAGGGCCGCGCACGGAGCAGCGCTTCAGCTTCCGCAAAGGCAGCAAGCGTGGGGGTCCGCTCCCGGCCAAGTGCATCCAGGTCACCGAGGTCAAGAGCAGCACCCTGAACCCTGTCTGGAAGGAGAACTTCGTCTTGTAAGGGCCCTGGCTCAGCTGGGCGGCAGGGCGGTCGGGCAAGGGGGGCTGCCTGCTGGGCCAGAGCATGTCCTGAGGACACAGGCCGGTGGCTGCCACACTGTGCCTGCCCCAGGGACCCGAGCGGGGGCTGTTCACGTGACCACTGTCCAGAGGAGGAAATCGCCTCAGAGAGAGGTGCCATGCCCCGGGGGCCTCACAGTCAGGATCCAAATCCGGGCGGCCTGTCCTGAGAGCTCGAGCTCGTGGACCCCTGCCCGCAGCTCCTGAAATTGTCCCTGCCCTAGCCCTGGGCAGGGGATGGTCCTCCACCTTCTGGGCTTCTCTCCGTTTTCCTTACAGTGAGATCGAGGATGTCAGCACGGACCAGCTGCACCTGGATATCTGGTAGATGCCCCTGGTCCCTGCAGGGCAGCCGGTGTGGGTGCACctgctcgggggggggggggggttgagagaGGACACTCAGGGCCCAGCCAGGCTCCAGACAAGCCAGGTTTCCGCGCCCTGCCCCTAGGGACCATGACGATGATGTGTCTCTGGTGGAAGCATGCAGGAAGCTGAATGAAGTCATCGGCCTGAAGGGCATGAGCAGGTATGACAGGTGGGACCCTCGTGCCCCCCAGACACTGGGGCTGCAGCTTGGCCACGTGGGCCAGCAGAGAGTAGCTCCCCAGGGACTAAGGtggggccgccccccccccccccccctgcccaggTATTTTAAACAGATTGTCAAGTCGGCCCGTGCAAATGGGACAGCAGGGCCTGCGGAGGACCACACAGATGATTTCCTGGGGTGTCTCAACATACCCGTCCGGGTGAGTGGGGGCCGGGGCTTTGCTCACGGACCGCCTGTTTGTGGGGTCTCATCCTCCGGGGATACTGCTGGTGGGTCTGCCCTGCGACTCCCCCAAGCATCTCCTGGCCTTCTTGGGCTGGTGGGGCCTTGAGctgcagggaagggggaaggaacagCTTCCTGGGGGTCTGGGCACCCCTGAGGGCTCACTCGGTGCTGACCACCCGTCTCCGGGGCCAGCAGAGCTGTGTGTTCTCCTCTTGGTCCCACAGAGAGTCCgtgggagggagctggagggGGGATGGCGGGTGTGAACCCTTTCCTTTCAGGAAGTGCCGGTGGCCGGTGAAGACCGCTGGTTCAAGCTGGAACCACGCTCCAGCGCCTCCCGCGTTCAAGGAGACTGCCAGCTGGTCCTCAAGCTGATCACCACACAGGTGGGGAGCCGTGGGGGTCCCCCGCCCTGCGTCTTGGCCGTGCACCCCTGCCCACGGGCTTGGGCAGGGCTGGTGACGGGCGGCTCCTGCATTCCAGAGGGACACGGGCATGAGCCAGCGCGGGCGGGCGGGCTTCCTGTCCTACATGCTGCTGCTCAGTCGTCTCCTGCAGTTCGAGCACCGATCCGAGGAGGTAGCCTCGCCCTCCGGACGGGGCTGACCGGGCGCCTGgggaggcagagcaggggagcctgggcaccggggggaggaagggatggCGGCCCCTGCCTGCATCCACGCCTGCCCCCAACTCCCCCAGCCCAAGGCGAGCTGCTGGCGGGGAGAGCTCAGCGGGCCCGCGGCCACGATCCTCTGCCTGCACGGCGCGCAAAACAACCTGTCGGCGCTGCAGCTGGCTGTGCTGTGAGTGGGCGGGGCCTCCGGGGGCGGGGCACAGGGAGGCCGGCGGCGGGTGGGCGGGCCTCGGGGCGGGGCGAGCGAGGGAAGGAGTCCTCTGAGTGGGAAGGCATGAAAGGGGGCGGTGCCATGGGGGAGTTGGGGGCGTGTGAGGGGCAAGTAGGAGGGGCACGGGGGGGGTGGTCTCATCGGGGTCTCCGTGCCCATGGGCGGGGCTCCCCCCGACTTGCAGGCACTGGCAGGTCAGCAGCCGCCACCATCAGACCCGGACCCTGGACTACGGCTAcctgctggggctgctggagGACATGCAGGCGCATTGGGAGGAGGCGTCTTCGCTGCCCCAAGGGCAGGTGAGCTGTTCCTGGGGGGTGTGCTGTGGGGCCGCTGGCGCTGGGGCAGACAGGGCGGAGTGCTACCCACATGGGGTGCTGGGCTTACAGGGCCCTGTGGGGCTGAAAACAAACTTCATGACCCAGGATAGAGCGGGTACTGTGCAATGCTGAGACGGGGGATGTGTCCGAGTCCCAGGGGAGGGAGGTCGTGCCCTCCGTCTGGGCGAGGGACGGAGGGAGTGGGTGCTCGAAGCTGGGTAGGGGGAACGGGGGGCGCCAAGGCCCTGAGGCCGTGGGGACTGTGGTGGCTGAGTTTGGAGAAACCAGGCCCACGGATGGCCCGAGGAGGCCCTTGCAGACTGGCTGCCCCTACCCACCCCgtggggagggcagtgggggtCAGCTCCGACGGGCCGGTGCCCCCAGGAGGAGAGCCTGGCTGACAGCTTCAATGCCTTCTCCGAGTTTGGGCTGCGGCTGCTGCGTCAGCTTCGGGACTTCTTCCCCGCCACCAACAGCACTGCCGTCTATCGTCTGGAGCTGCTGCTCAAGTGGGTGTAGCCCAGGTcctggccgggggtgggggcgtggggggtcggtgggggtgggtagggagcTGGGCGGGGCAGCGCACAGTCAGCGGGCGGCCCCTCCAGGTGTCTCAGCAAGATGCAGATCTTCCAGCCTTCCTTTGAGGTGTGCTCCTTCCGGACAGAACTAAATGCGGACATCTCTGCTGCTCTGAAGGTGTGTCTGGTGGCGAATCTGTGCCCGGTGCCCGCCCCTCGCGGCCCACACGGAGGGTGCCCAGCCGCGCCCACTCCCGGCTCCCGGCCTGCTCCGCCACGCTCCAGGGCCCTTTTAACCTCCCCCCCAACCCACCACCCCGTGTTGGTGGCTTGTCTTGCAGAGAGGCAACCGTGAGTGGTATGACAGGCTCCTGAACACCAAGAGTCCTCGAGAGCAGGTGCcgcgggggaggggagcggagggggGGGGCGGCAAGTAGGTGCGGGCCAGAAGGTCAGTGTGAACCGGGCTTCCTCGCAGTCGGGGCCGCAGCGCCTCGCCGGGCTGGTCGAGCTGGCGGACGCCGTCTACGAGGATCTGCAGTCCTGCTACGGCATCTACGCCAGCCTCTTCCACAGGTGGGGCCCCGGGCTCCGCCCGCcgtccccgcccccggcccctcaGGGATGCCGCCAGGCCGGTGGCGGGGCAAGCAGGCGTGTGACATTTGTTCCCTGCAGCATCACCGACATCGACTTCTTCACACTCACTTTCCGGCAGCTGGAGCGACTGGTgaggaggggctgtggggagaaGCCCCCGGGCCGGGAA is drawn from Panthera uncia isolate 11264 chromosome E1, Puncia_PCG_1.0, whole genome shotgun sequence and contains these coding sequences:
- the BAIAP3 gene encoding BAI1-associated protein 3; translation: MTTLLEIKSSVLRQVQACPTFRRRAEGEPAATSADPPEPAAGAWKPGDGVEFFAHMRLILKKGEGRQGLPCPEVLLRSGSPAPAEPVDPSRGLRALTQEEVEMLYEEALYTVLYRAGTMGPDQVDDQETLLGYLQQVFGTSPEEHAEAIERVKKAKAPTYALKVSVMRAKNLLAKDPNGFSDPYCMLGILPASGAPREPGPRTEQRFSFRKGSKRGGPLPAKCIQVTEVKSSTLNPVWKENFVFEIEDVSTDQLHLDIWDHDDDVSLVEACRKLNEVIGLKGMSRYFKQIVKSARANGTAGPAEDHTDDFLGCLNIPVREVPVAGEDRWFKLEPRSSASRVQGDCQLVLKLITTQRDTGMSQRGRAGFLSYMLLLSRLLQFEHRSEEPKASCWRGELSGPAATILCLHGAQNNLSALQLAVLHWQVSSRHHQTRTLDYGYLLGLLEDMQAHWEEASSLPQGQEESLADSFNAFSEFGLRLLRQLRDFFPATNSTAVYRLELLLKCLSKMQIFQPSFEVCSFRTELNADISAALKRGNREWYDRLLNTKSPREQSGPQRLAGLVELADAVYEDLQSCYGIYASLFHSITDIDFFTLTFRQLERLVAEEAWVLTEELSPKMTLEVASGLFELYVTLADIQRFWSSIPGRDSRSLALAGIHGPFLPAVKLWLQVLRDQVRWRLQGAVDVDTLEPMDASSKHSSSAASASLCFSHIQELWARLAWPDPAQAEALGTQLSQDLCAATLFYTELLRKKVDAQPGAAGEAVSEPLCVVLNNVELLRKAAGQTLRGLAWPEVTSGPEGVLPRPLLGCAQALDEDLQQEVHTVTAHLTSKMVADIRKYVQHISLSPDSIQNDEAVAPLMKYLDEKLALLNTSLVKENLSRVLEALWELLLQAILRALGANLDVSADFYGRFHFTLEALVSFFHAEGQGLPLESLKDGSYKRLEEELRLHQCSTRECIEQYYLDKLKQRSLEQKRFGRLSVRCHYEAAEQRLVVEVLHAADLPPLDANGLSDPFVIVELGPPHLFPLVRSQRTQVKNRTLHPVYDELFYFSVPAEACRRRGACVLFTVMDHDWLSTNDFAGEAALGLGSVGGIARPQVGGSARARQPVTLHLRRPRAQVKSALRMLEGRTNKEAQEFVKRLKELEKCMEADP